In a single window of the uncultured Pseudodesulfovibrio sp. genome:
- a CDS encoding 3-methyl-2-oxobutanoate dehydrogenase subunit VorB: MSKTNERIFVKGNEAIARGALAAKCKCFFGYPITPQNDIPEFMSSAIIKAGGDFVQAESEVAAANMLLGAGAAGVRAMTSSSSPGIALKQEAISYMAGSEVPAVVVNMNRGGPGLGDIGPAQGDYYQSTRGGGHGDYRHFTLGPGTVQEAYDLTIKAFDIAFKHRTPVLILGDAILGQMKEPITPWEPENIDEEAGRDWAITGRTGGREKRLIKSLFLEEGALAEQNKHLQAKYDSWKDLTEAEQFETEDADLVVCAYGSIGRIAKSAVRKFRKDGKKVGLFRPITLYPFPSEELKALAEQGKRFLTIEHNLGQMLDDVRLAIRTIADSDFYPIYPGNLPTPDELEEPILKCLEGK; encoded by the coding sequence ATGAGCAAGACCAACGAACGCATCTTCGTCAAGGGGAACGAAGCCATAGCACGCGGCGCACTGGCCGCAAAGTGCAAATGCTTCTTCGGCTACCCGATCACCCCTCAGAACGACATACCCGAATTCATGTCTTCGGCCATCATCAAGGCGGGCGGAGACTTTGTCCAAGCCGAGTCCGAAGTGGCTGCGGCCAACATGCTTCTCGGCGCCGGCGCGGCCGGTGTCAGGGCCATGACCTCCAGCTCCTCGCCCGGCATCGCGCTCAAGCAGGAAGCCATCTCCTACATGGCCGGCTCCGAGGTTCCGGCGGTCGTCGTGAACATGAACCGTGGCGGCCCGGGCCTGGGTGACATCGGCCCGGCACAGGGCGACTACTATCAGTCCACGCGTGGCGGCGGACACGGCGACTATCGCCATTTCACCCTCGGACCCGGCACGGTCCAGGAAGCCTACGACCTGACCATCAAGGCCTTTGACATCGCCTTCAAGCACCGCACCCCGGTGCTCATTCTCGGCGACGCCATTCTCGGCCAGATGAAAGAACCCATCACCCCCTGGGAACCCGAAAACATCGATGAGGAAGCGGGTCGCGACTGGGCCATCACCGGACGCACCGGCGGACGTGAAAAGCGCCTCATCAAGTCCCTGTTCCTGGAAGAAGGGGCCTTGGCCGAACAGAACAAGCACCTTCAGGCAAAGTACGATTCCTGGAAGGATTTGACCGAAGCCGAGCAGTTCGAAACCGAAGACGCCGATCTCGTTGTCTGCGCTTACGGTTCCATCGGGCGCATCGCCAAGTCCGCGGTTCGCAAGTTTCGCAAGGACGGCAAGAAGGTTGGTCTGTTCCGACCCATTACCCTGTATCCGTTCCCGTCCGAAGAACTCAAGGCGCTGGCCGAGCAGGGCAAGCGGTTCCTGACCATCGAACACAACCTGGGACAGATGCTCGACGACGTGCGCCTGGCCATACGGACCATTGCCGACTCCGACTTCTACCCCATCTATCCCGGCAACCTGCCCACCCCGGACGAACTCGAGGAGCCGATCCTCAAATGCCTGGAGGGTAAATAA
- a CDS encoding 2-oxoacid:acceptor oxidoreductase family protein, with protein sequence MRYMDSIIAGFGGQGVMLIGNLLAYAGMKDGLNVTYIPVYGPEMRGGTANCTVVLSEEDIGSPIIRCPKSLIAMNRPSLDKFQPRVEDNGIHIINSSLIDMELADTDRLKCYGVPCNEIADELGNTRMANMVAIGAFVQASGIIPLDAVIGSLENVISPRYHKLIPANTKAIEAGAKHVA encoded by the coding sequence ATGCGCTACATGGATTCCATCATCGCGGGCTTCGGCGGCCAGGGCGTCATGCTCATCGGCAACCTCCTGGCCTACGCTGGCATGAAGGACGGCCTCAACGTCACCTACATCCCGGTCTACGGACCCGAGATGCGCGGCGGCACCGCCAACTGCACGGTCGTGCTCTCCGAGGAAGACATCGGGTCGCCCATCATTCGTTGCCCCAAATCCCTCATCGCCATGAACCGCCCGTCGCTCGACAAGTTCCAGCCGCGCGTCGAGGATAACGGCATCCACATCATCAACTCCTCGCTCATCGACATGGAGCTGGCCGATACGGATCGCCTCAAATGCTACGGGGTGCCGTGCAACGAAATTGCCGACGAACTGGGCAACACCCGGATGGCCAATATGGTCGCCATCGGCGCCTTCGTCCAGGCCTCGGGAATCATCCCCTTGGATGCCGTCATCGGCTCGCTCGAAAACGTCATCTCACCGCGCTACCACAAGCTCATCCCGGCCAATACCAAGGCCATCGAAGCCGGCGCCAAACACGTCGCTTAG
- a CDS encoding thiamine pyrophosphate-dependent enzyme has product MSEMNEKLVFDRPESVIDRPTHYCPGCHHGIAHRLIGELLDEMKLAENTLMVTSIGCSVFLYNYLNADAVEAPHGRAPAVATGVKRARPDKFVFTYQGDGDLASIGMAEIMHAANRGEKMCVVFVNNTVYGMTGGQMAPTTMLGQITTTTPAGRCVTHEGAPIRMTEIIASLGGTAFAARGSLDSVANIKKAKKYLKKAFEFQVNEVGFGFVELLSGCPTNWKMTPLKANERIKDEMIPYFPLGIYKDVSEEGGVC; this is encoded by the coding sequence ATGTCCGAAATGAACGAAAAGCTGGTCTTTGACAGGCCGGAATCCGTCATCGACCGGCCCACCCATTACTGCCCGGGTTGCCACCACGGCATCGCCCACCGGCTCATCGGCGAGCTGCTCGATGAAATGAAACTGGCCGAAAACACCCTCATGGTCACCTCCATCGGCTGTTCGGTCTTCTTGTACAACTACCTCAACGCCGATGCGGTGGAGGCCCCCCATGGCCGCGCCCCGGCGGTGGCCACCGGCGTCAAACGCGCCCGGCCCGACAAGTTCGTCTTCACCTACCAGGGTGACGGCGACCTGGCCTCCATCGGCATGGCCGAGATCATGCACGCCGCCAACCGTGGCGAAAAGATGTGCGTGGTCTTCGTCAACAACACGGTCTACGGCATGACCGGCGGCCAGATGGCCCCGACCACCATGCTCGGCCAGATCACCACGACCACCCCGGCCGGACGCTGCGTGACCCACGAGGGCGCGCCCATTCGCATGACCGAGATCATCGCCTCCCTGGGCGGCACCGCCTTTGCCGCACGCGGTTCGCTGGACTCCGTGGCCAATATCAAAAAGGCCAAGAAGTACCTGAAAAAGGCCTTTGAATTCCAGGTCAACGAAGTGGGCTTCGGCTTTGTCGAGCTGCTCTCCGGCTGCCCGACCAACTGGAAAATGACCCCGCTTAAAGCCAACGAACGCATCAAGGACGAGATGATCCCGTACTTCCCGCTCGGCATCTACAAAGATGTGTCCGAGGAAGGAGGTGTCTGCTGA
- a CDS encoding 4Fe-4S binding protein: MSRIEVREDRCKGCLLCTTVCPVGIIVQSDRFNVSGYKVAEVPEADKDKCTGCASCAQICPDVAIKVYRTPKKKEGK; encoded by the coding sequence ATGTCTCGAATCGAGGTCCGGGAAGATCGGTGCAAGGGGTGCCTGCTTTGTACCACCGTCTGTCCCGTAGGCATTATCGTCCAGTCTGACCGGTTCAACGTCAGCGGCTACAAGGTCGCCGAGGTGCCCGAGGCCGACAAGGACAAATGTACCGGCTGCGCATCCTGCGCCCAGATCTGCCCTGACGTGGCGATCAAAGTGTACAGGACCCCGAAAAAGAAAGAGGGGAAGTAG